The sequence below is a genomic window from Cobetia sp. cqz5-12.
TCGCGATGTCCTCAAGCTCGATGCCTATCATCTTCATCAGCGAGAGATATTCATAACTACCGACCAGCAGCATCACGCAGTACGCCATGCAGATCGCCAGCGCCAGCAAGGTCGCCACGCGCTGCCATAACATCGGCAGCATCTTGACCACGACGTCCACGCCGATGTGCGCGCCCTGCTTGACCCCCCAGGACACGCCGATCAGCACGAACCAGCCCGCCAGATACAGCGTGGCCTCCTGTGACCAGCTGATGCCGGTATTGAAGACGAAGCGCAACACCACCTCGACGAAGACCAGCAGCACCATCGCTACCAGCAGCAGCGAAAACAGTGTCTCTTCCGCCTTGTAAAGCCATCGTAGTGCCATGGCAAGAATCCTCATGTCGCTCAAGGACACTTGCCCCACGCGAGCTCACCGATGTCCTGGCGCTCAAGATGGGGCAAGCGATGGATGGCCTGGTGGCTTACTGGTTGGAAGCTTCCGCGGCGTCGACGATGTCCTGACCGATGTCGTCGGCAAACTCGCCCCATACCGGCTTCATGGCGTCGACCCACTGCTGACGCTGGGCATCGTCAAGCGTGATGATCTCGCTCTGACCGGAATCGATGATGGCCTGCTTGGCCTCCATGTTCTTGGCTTCGGAGAGCTGGTTGCCGTAGACGATGGCCTCATCGAGCGCCGACTTGACCTCGCCACGTACATCATCCGGCAGGCCATTCCAGAAGCGCGCCGAGGACACCACCATGTAATCCAGCACGCCGTGGTTGGATTCGGTGATATACGGCTGCACCTCGAAGAACTTCTGGGAGTAGATGTTGGAGTAGGTGTTCTCCTGGCCGTCGATGGCCTTGGTCTGCAGCAGGATGAAGACCTCGGAGAACGGCTTCTTCAGCGAGACGGCATCCACCGCGTCAAACTGGGCCTCGAGCACATCGGAGGTCATGATGCGGAATTTCTTGCCGTCGGCATCCTCCGGTGTCTTGAGCGGCGATGACGCGGACAGCTGCTTCATGCCGTTATGCAGATAACCGAGCCCCACCAACCCCTTGGATTCCAGCGACGTCAGCAATGACTGGCCCGTCTCGCTGCTCTGGAAGCGTTCGACGGCGCCCATGTCCTTGAACAGGAAGGGCAGATCGAAGACCTGCAGCTGATCGGTATATTTCTGGAACTTGGACAGTGACGGTGCCGCCAGCTGCACATCGCCCAGCAGCATGGCTTCCAGCACCTTGTCGTCACCGTACAGCTGCGAACTGGGGTAGAGCTCGACTTCCACCTTGTCGCCCAGACGCTCCTCTACCAGCTGCTGGAATTTCTTGCCCATCTGGCCCTTGGGGGTGTTTTCGGCTACCACGTAAGAGAACTTGATGGTGATCGGGTCGGCCATGGCCGTCGCTGAGGCAAACAGGATGGCAGCACTCAGAGCGGTCAGGGCTGGCTTGATAAGGCGCATGGCGAATCCTCTTGAATTGCGGATATTGTTGATCTTGTAAGGCATTCGATATCCCGTCTGCGCGACTCCAACATGAAGCCGCGCAGAGGTGTGGCGCGAGCAGGGATAGCCGAGACACTGCGAGCATTGCGCCACAGCCGCCAGATAGACAAGACAATCC
It includes:
- a CDS encoding TRAP transporter small permease; protein product: MALRWLYKAEETLFSLLLVAMVLLVFVEVVLRFVFNTGISWSQEATLYLAGWFVLIGVSWGVKQGAHIGVDVVVKMLPMLWQRVATLLALAICMAYCVMLLVGSYEYLSLMKMIGIELEDIAIPKWYALTILPIAMLLLMLRFAVLGWKVIRGDASGFGFHDEGEDSMHLVQTEAPGGRDSGDVGRDSDQGTPR
- a CDS encoding TRAP transporter substrate-binding protein — its product is MRLIKPALTALSAAILFASATAMADPITIKFSYVVAENTPKGQMGKKFQQLVEERLGDKVEVELYPSSQLYGDDKVLEAMLLGDVQLAAPSLSKFQKYTDQLQVFDLPFLFKDMGAVERFQSSETGQSLLTSLESKGLVGLGYLHNGMKQLSASSPLKTPEDADGKKFRIMTSDVLEAQFDAVDAVSLKKPFSEVFILLQTKAIDGQENTYSNIYSQKFFEVQPYITESNHGVLDYMVVSSARFWNGLPDDVRGEVKSALDEAIVYGNQLSEAKNMEAKQAIIDSGQSEIITLDDAQRQQWVDAMKPVWGEFADDIGQDIVDAAEASNQ